The following is a genomic window from Phyllobacterium zundukense.
GGCGGGGCAACCCTGGCTTTCCGCGGCCCGTTGGCCGCCTCGCCTATTGGGGCGAGGATCAGCTTGATGATCGGTGTAGACACAAGTGGCTCTTCCAAAAATTTGGAAAGCGGAACTTACGAAGGGGCCAATCCTCCGCTAGATGTTTCATCAATATTTGAGACGCGGGGGTTGCTTCTTCGGAGCACCTCACCTGGATCAAAGCACCTCAGTACCGCACCATTCGAAAAGGAAGCTCTTTAATGTCTGTCAAGATTGCCATCAACCCGATCACCTGGACGAACGACGACGTGCCGGAACTTGGTGGTGACACGCCGCTTGAACAGTGCCTCTCCGAAATGCGCCAGGCGGGGTACGCCGGGACCGAGTTGGGCGGAAAATACCCGCGCCAGAGCGCAGCATTGAAGGGGATGCTCGCGCCTTATGGGCTTGAACTCGCCTCTGGCTGGTGGGACGGCCACCTCTACGAGCGGGGTGTGGAGGCAGAGTTTGAGGCTATCCTGGCGCATCTGACGCTGCTTAGGGATCTCGGTGCGAGGCATGTCGTTTACGCCGACACCTCAATGGGTCGCCATGACGGCATTTGGCAGCCCATTTCGAAACGCCCGCGGCTTAGAGATGAGGAATGGGAAGGATATGGCCGCAAGCTCACCGACCTTGCAGAACGCATGGCGGAATTCGGCGTCGGCTTGGCCTTCCACCACCATATGGGCACCATCG
Proteins encoded in this region:
- the iolE gene encoding myo-inosose-2 dehydratase, whose product is MSVKIAINPITWTNDDVPELGGDTPLEQCLSEMRQAGYAGTELGGKYPRQSAALKGMLAPYGLELASGWWDGHLYERGVEAEFEAILAHLTLLRDLGARHVVYADTSMGRHDGIWQPISKRPRLRDEEWEGYGRKLTDLAERMAEFGVGLAFHHHMGTIVETDEEIDRLMSVTGERVGLLFDSGHSAFSGGDPVALVVRHAKRIVHVHCKDVRVDVLRAARERDVSFMDAVLEGIFTVPGDGGVDFPTILKTLAKTGYGGWLVVEAEQDPKKANPLTYAKMGHENLARMAAAAGFRLASAHED